The Camelina sativa cultivar DH55 chromosome 16, Cs, whole genome shotgun sequence sequence GTAGATGTGCTACAACTACTCAATCTCATTGTAGCAACTAGCACGACAACTTTGTGTTTGTATTGTACCATAGATGATcacgaaaatatataaaaacagatATAATAATGAACTGATAATTAGATTAATTTCGACCAAAGCTCAAATCATACAAGAATCATAGGCTACACCATTgagttttatcttgttttttttcactaagttagaaagaataaagaaatGAATGAATCAAGGTAAAAGTACTAAATCATAGAATGCCTCCAATACCTAAAATCTTCTAAGATGctgcttctcttctcttcttctacatGAACTGGTGCAAAGGGATCAACATCACACTAATATCATCCGAAGAGCCTCGTGAAGCCGAGAGATCAACAAGCTTTTTACAAGCCTCCAACAACAATGGCTTCTCGTTTCCTAAACACAAAGGACGAGCAATATCAACCGCTTCTTGGTTACTAACTTTATCCCATAATCCATCAGACGCCAAGATCAAAAACTCATGGTCCTGCTCAATCCTCGAAACCTTCGTCTCTGGTTCGGCAATAACCCACTTCTTAAGCTGAGCATCACCGATTCCTCTCGACACAGCTAAAGATCCCTGGATTCTCCAAACACCGTGAAACGTATCAACATAACCACCCGTGGTTTcgattctcttcttttcatcGTCTCTAGACGGACGGTGATCAGAAGAAAGCGCCTTAGCCACACCTCCTACACTCATAACAGCACGACAGTCACCAGCATTAGCCACCACAAGGTTCCCTTCCTTAACTAGAGCCGTGACACAGCAAGAACCACCCTTAACATCTTTCTCCTTAAGAAACGCAGCGTCAGTCATAAGGTAACCACGTTTCACAGCATCAGATATCTCAGAGTCGTCTCTTTTACCATCTACCTCTTCTACAACGTTCTTATCTAAGTTCTTAGCTGCAAACTCAGCCGCCTTAACTCCTCCATGACCATCATAAACTCCAAATATCGCCtgaaaaaagccaaaaaaaatacaaaaacagcGTTTAGAATCGCGTTTACGTCGTTTCAAACAATCCGATTCAGAATTTCCCAAAACTAATCGACTCAATCcctaatcaaatcaaaaatctCCGAATTGAAATCGCGATTACATCGTTTCAAACAGTTCGATTCAAAACATAATCGAATCAAACCCTAATC is a genomic window containing:
- the LOC104749892 gene encoding probable protein phosphatase 2C 25, with the translated sequence MSCSVAVCNSPVFSPSSSLFCNKPSSILSSPQESSLSLTLSHLKPQTSSPSSPSSTAAVSSPKSPFRLRFQKPPTTGFGPVPPLAFGSDSVSAASQSSSSPPGGALKRKRPTRLDIPIGTAEFVAPSAKGVVATTPREERSEVERDGDGYSVYCKRGRREAMEDRFSAITNLHGDRKQAIFGVYDGHGGVKAAEFAAKNLDKNVVEEVDGKRDDSEISDAVKRGYLMTDAAFLKEKDVKGGSCCVTALVKEGNLVVANAGDCRAVMSVGGVAKALSSDHRPSRDDEKKRIETTGGYVDTFHGVWRIQGSLAVSRGIGDAQLKKWVIAEPETKVSRIEQDHEFLILASDGLWDKVSNQEAVDIARPLCLGNEKPLLLEACKKLVDLSASRGSSDDISVMLIPLHQFM